The following coding sequences lie in one Apium graveolens cultivar Ventura chromosome 3, ASM990537v1, whole genome shotgun sequence genomic window:
- the LOC141711158 gene encoding uncharacterized protein LOC141711158, whose product MASSILKSNTTAVLATAMAVSGTVIVLALRLQKFSVNHLPRSCISSDEKTREKKKKKVQFAEDVVEPVGNGEEFRKRLANKRNRNREMAANRMALYSGILRDRAVNRTAYSY is encoded by the exons ATGGCCTCATCGATATTAAAATCTAATACAACGGCGGTGTTGGCAACTGCTATGGCGGTCTCTGGTACTGTGATTGTTCTCGCTTTACGCCTTCAGAAATTCTCCGTTAATCACCTCCCAAGATCATGCATCTCTTCCG ATGAGAAAACAAgggagaaaaagaaaaagaaagtgcAGTTTGCAGAGGATGTAGTGGAGCCAGTTGGTAACGGTGAAGAATTCAGAAAAAGACTTGCAAATAAACGTAACCGCAACAGGGAAATGGCAGCTAACAGAATGGCTCTCTACAGTGGTATTCTCCGAGACCGTGCTGTTAACCGCACTGCCTATTCGTATTGA
- the LOC141713647 gene encoding phospholipase D alpha 1-like yields MAQVLLHGTIHATIYDIDELHAGFGRKFLHKLKQDVEKVVGFDKTACRLYATIDLGKARVGRTKLLKDDHSNPKWNESFHIYCAHMASNVIFTIKEDNPIGAEIIGRAYLPVTELLAGNEVDRSLEIVGKDRKPIPGHPKIHVKLHYFHVTRECTWSRGITSAKHPGVPFTYFTQRLGCKVSLYQDAHIPENFIPRIPLSGGKYYEPHRCWEDIFDAISDAKHLIYITGWSVFTEITLIRDLRRPKPGGDITLGELLIKKAKEGVRVLLLVWDDRTSVKTLKKDGLMATHDEDTGMYFQGTGVYCVLCPRNPDDGRSIIQNLAISTMFTHHQKIVVVDSKMPNGDDRRRRIVSFVGGIDLCDGRYDTPFHSLFRTLGTAHHNDFHQPNFDGASIKKGGPREPWHDIHCKLEGPIAWDVLYNFEQRWRKQGGREVLVQLRELENTIIPPSAVMLPHDNETWHVQLFRSIDGGAAFGFPGAPDAAARAGLISGKDNIIDRSIQDAYIHAIRRAKNFIYIENQYFLGSSFSWYSKDIKNEDVEALHLIPKELSLKIVSKIEKGERFTVYVVMPMWPEGVPESPSVQDILNWQKRTMEMMYTDIVEALKAKGLQANPKEYLTFFCLGNKETKKDGEYLPSEKPGNDTDYSKAQQARRFMIYVHSKMMIVDDEYIIIGSANINQRSMDGARDSEIAMGGYQAHHLSTEQPARGQIHGFRMALWYEHLGLLNNCFTHPESVDCIRKVNKLSEEYWDLYASDDIDQDLPGHLLSYPIGVDSDGKVTELPGMQHFPDTKANVLGGRVDYYPPILTT; encoded by the exons ATGGCGCAAGTACTACTACATGGAACCATTCATGCTACTATTTATGACATTGATGAGCTTCATGCTGGTTTTGGCCGCAAATTTCTGCATAAG CTGAAGCAAGATGTAGAGAAAGTTGTGGGCTTTGATAAGACTGCTTGCCGTCTCTATGCAACTATAGACTTGGGGAAAGCTAGAGTTGGCCGCACCAAGCTTTTAAAGGATGATCACTCCAATCCCAAGTGGAATGAATCTTTCCACATATACTGTGCTCATATGGCTTCCAATGTCATATTCACTATCAAAGAAGATAATCCTATCGGGGCAGAAATTATCGGAAGAGCCTACTTGCCTGTTACTGAACTTTTAGCAGGGAATGAAGTTGACAGAAGCCTCGAGATTGTTGGTAAAGATCGTAAACCAATACCTGGACATCCTAAAATCCATGTGAAACTACATTACTTTCATGTTACCAGAGAATGTACCTGGTCTCGAGGAATAACAAGTGCAAAACATCCAGGGGTACCTTTCACATATTTCACTCAGAGACTAGGATGTAAAGTCTCTCTTTACCAAGATGCTCATATTCCAGAGAACTTTATCCCGAGGATTCCTCTGTCAGGGGGGAAGTATTATGAGCCACATCGATGCTGGGAAGATATATTTGATGCAATTTCTGATGCTAAACACCTAATTTACATCACCGGATGGTCTGTGTTCACCGAGATCACCCTGATAAGAGACTTGAGAAGGCCAAAGCCTGGCGGAGACATCACTCTAGGCGAGCTACTCATAAAAAAGGCCAAAGAAGGTGTCAGGGTTCTGTTGCTTGTTTGGGATGACAGAACTTCTGTGAAAACACTAAAGAAGGATGGATTGATGGCAACTCATGATGAGGACACAGGAATGTACTTCCAAGGCACTGGCGTTTACTGTGTTCTGTGTCCACGTAATCCAGATGATGGACGCAGTATCATTCAAAACTTGGCAATCTCTACCATGTTTACTCATCACCAAAAGATTGTTGTTGTCGACAGTAAAATGCCTAATGGAGATGACAGGAGGAGGAGGATTGTGAGTTTTGTCGGTGGTATTGATCTTTGTGATGGGAGATATGATACTCCTTTTCACAGCCTATTTAGAACTTTAGGCACTGCTCACCATAATGATTTTCATCAGCCTAATTTTGACGGTGCTTCCATAAAAAAAGGTGGGCCGAGGGAGCCTTGGCATGATATCCATTGCAAACTTGAAGGGCCAATTGCTTGGGATGTGCTGTATAATTTTGAACAGAGATGGAGGAAACAAGGAGGAAGGGAGGTTCTTGTTCAGTTGAGagaacttgaaaacactattatACCACCATCTGCAGTAATGTTGCCACATGACAACGAAACATGGCACGTACAATTGTTTCGATCCATTGATGGTGGAGCTGCTTTTGGATTTCCAGGTGCTCCAGATGCTGCAGCCAGAGCAGGCCTCATTAGTGGTAAAGATAACATCATTGACAGAAGCATTCAGGATGCCTACATCCATGCTATACGTCGAGCAAAAAATTTCATATACATTGAAAACCAGTATTTCCTCGGGAGTTCTTTCTCTTGGTACTCAAAGGACATCAAAAATGAAGACGTTGAAGCTTTGCACTTGATCCCAAAAGAGTTGTCGTTGAAGATTGTTAGTAAAATCGAGAAAGGAGAGCGGTTCACAGTGTATGTTGTGATGCCTATGTGGCCAGAGGGTGTGCCTGAGAGCCCATCTGTTCAAGATATTCTCAACTGGCAAAAGAGGACTATGGAGATGATGTATACTGATATAGTTGAAGCCCTCAAAGCCAAAGGTCTCCAAGCCAATCCTAAAGAATATTTGACCTTTTTTTGCCTGGGAAACAAAGAAACCAAAAAAGATGGAGAATATTTACCTTCTGAGAAACCAGGCAATGATACAGATTACAGTAAAGCTCAGCAAGCCAGAAGATTTATGATCTATGTTCATTCTAAGATGATGATAG TTGATGATGAGTACATAATAATTGGTTCAGCAAATATCAATCAGAGGTCAATGGATGGTGCCAGGGACTCAGAAATAGCTATGGGAGGCTACCAGGCACATCACTTGTCGACCGAGCAGCCAGCCCGGGGACAAATCCATGGCTTTAGGATGGCATTGTGGTACGAGCACCTCGGATTGCTCAATAACTGCTTTACTCATCCAGAAAGTGTGGATTGCATTCGAAAAGTTAACAAACTTTCAGAGGAGTACTGGGACCTCTACGCTAGCGACGACATAGACCAGGATTTGCCTGGACATCTGCTGAGTTACCCTATTGGAGTTGACTCAGATGGAAAGGTGACTGAGCTACCTGGAATGCAACATTTCCCAGATACCAAAGCTAATGTTCTTGGAGGCAGAGTTGATTACTATCCTCCAATTCTCACTACATGA